From one Perca fluviatilis chromosome 10, GENO_Pfluv_1.0, whole genome shotgun sequence genomic stretch:
- the tmem216 gene encoding transmembrane protein 216 isoform X1, whose translation MAPGNQPILSSAPLQVLFYLNSWYFGAFYLAEVLIFIYKGILLPYPSDNLVLDVVLLVLFLGLETLRIFYGWKGNLCERSLASAAALFVLCPCAALAVYFLLLQTFVLRLEFILNAALLCFYALEFLLGLFSVSAFSRSKVY comes from the exons ATGGCGCCGG GGAACCAACCAATA CTTTCGTCCGCTCCTCTGCAGGTCCTCTTCTACCTCAACAGCTGGTACTTTGGTGCCTTCTACCTGGCAGAGGTCCTGATCTTCATCTATAAAG gGATTCTACTGCCCTACCCGTCAGATAATCTGGTTCTGGATGTGGTGCTGCTGGTCCTCTTCCTCGGTCTGGAGACTCTCAGGATCTTTTACG GTTGGAAGGGGAACCTGTGCGAGCGCTCTCTGGCCTCGGCGGCGGCGCTGTTCGTCCTGTGTCCCTGCGCGGCGCTGGCCGTCTacttcctgctgctgcagacCTTCGTGCTGCGCCTCGAGTTCATCCTCAACGCCGCGCTGCTCTGCTTCTACGCCCTCGAGTTCCTGCTCGGCTTGTTCTCCGTATCGGCCTTCTCCAG
- the tmem216 gene encoding transmembrane protein 216 isoform X2, translated as MAPGNQPILSSAPLQVLFYLNSWYFGAFYLAEVLIFIYKGILLPYPSDNLVLDVVLLVLFLGLETLRIFYGWKGNLCERSLASAAALFVLCPCAALAVYFLLLQTFVLRLEFILNAALLCFYALEFLLGLFSVSAFSRS; from the exons ATGGCGCCGG GGAACCAACCAATA CTTTCGTCCGCTCCTCTGCAGGTCCTCTTCTACCTCAACAGCTGGTACTTTGGTGCCTTCTACCTGGCAGAGGTCCTGATCTTCATCTATAAAG gGATTCTACTGCCCTACCCGTCAGATAATCTGGTTCTGGATGTGGTGCTGCTGGTCCTCTTCCTCGGTCTGGAGACTCTCAGGATCTTTTACG GTTGGAAGGGGAACCTGTGCGAGCGCTCTCTGGCCTCGGCGGCGGCGCTGTTCGTCCTGTGTCCCTGCGCGGCGCTGGCCGTCTacttcctgctgctgcagacCTTCGTGCTGCGCCTCGAGTTCATCCTCAACGCCGCGCTGCTCTGCTTCTACGCCCTCGAGTTCCTGCTCGGCTTGTTCTCCGTATCGGCCTTCTCCAG